The Neurospora crassa OR74A linkage group IV, whole genome shotgun sequence genome has a segment encoding these proteins:
- a CDS encoding membrane protein TMS1 yields the protein MGALLSLPLLAVPSLGTILGFAGSCCGAAACSALCSACGKCGNSVLTRIAYALILLINSILSWIMLTKWAIEKLQHLTFNYVKISCGDGDCYGWLAVHRINFALGLFHLMLAGLLLGVNSSKHPRAKIQNGFWGPKIIAWLGLIVLTFFIPDEFFVFWGNYVSFICAMLFLILGLILLVDLAHNWAEYCLAQIEDTDSRTWRIILIGSTLSMYLASLAMTIIQYIFFAGNGCSMNQAAITINLLLWIAVSAISVHPTVQEYNPKAGLAQAAMVAIYCTYLTMSAVSMEPDETEDRRCNPLVLGQGTRTTTIILGAIATMLTVAYTTTRAATQSLGLGGSGRGQIQLPDEDEHDLVTQQPSFRREMRAEALRRAVEEGSLPADALLSDDDESDAGDRTANDDERSSTQYSYAMFHIVFFLATAWVATLLTMDWDDKKQGDFATVGRTLWASWVKIVSSWVCYGLYTWTLVAPIVLPDRFDGY from the exons ATGGGCGCGCTTCTttcgctgccgctgctcgCGGTGCCGAGTCTAGGCACT ATCCTCGGATTTGCTGGTAGTTGCTGCGGTGCTGCGGCATGCTCCGCTCTCTGTAGCGCGTGCGGAAAATGCGGCAACAG TGTCCTTACCCGTATCGCATATGCCCTCATCCTTCTCATCAACTCGATACTTTCGTGGATAATGCTCACCAAATGGGCAATCGAAAAACTGCAACACCTCACCTTCAACTACGTCAAGATCAGCTGTGGAGATGGAGACTGCTATGGCTGGCTCGCTGTCCACCGCATCAACTTTGCTCTCGGCTTGTTTCACCTGATGCTGGctggccttctcctcggaGTTAACTCTTCTAAGCACCCTCGCGCGAAAATCCAGAACGGCTTCTGGGGACCCAAGATCATCGCCTGGCTCGGCTTGATTGTCCTAACCTTCTTCATCCCGGACGAGTTCTTTGTGTTCTGGGGCAACTATGTCTCGTTTATTTGTGCGAtgctcttcctcatcctcggccTTATTCTACTGGTCGACCTGGCGCACAACTGGGCCGAGTACTGCCTGGCGCAGATTGAGGATACCGACTCGCGTACTTGGAGAATCATCTTGATTGGCTCGACGCTGAGCATGTACCTCGCGTCCCTTGCCATGACCATCATCCAGTACATCTTCTTCGCTGGGAATGGCTGCTCTATGAACCAAGCAGCAATTACCATCAATCTGCTACTCTGGATCGCCGTTTCGGCCATATCTGTGCATCCGACAGTGCAGGAGTACAACCCCAAGGCGGGGCTTGCGCAAGCCGCCATGGTGGCCATCTACTGCACCTACCTGACCATGTCTGCGGTCTCGATGGAGCCTGATGAGACCGAAGACCGGCGGTGCAACCCTCTGGTGCTGGGCCAGGGCACGCGGACCACCACCATTATTCTCGGCGCCATCGCAACCATGCTCACGGTGGCCTATACTACCACACGGGCAGCAACCCAGAGCCTTGGTCTCGGTGGAAGCGGAAGGGGACAGATCCAGCTGCCCGATGAGGATGAGCATGACCTCGTGACGCAACAACCAAGCTTTCGGCGGGAGATGCGGGCTGAGGCGCTCCGTAGGGCCGTTGAGGAAGGAAGTCTTCCTGCAGATGCCCTCTTATCAGATGACGACGAGAGCGATGCGGGTGACCGTACGGCCAACGATGATGAGAGATCGAGCACTCAGTACAGTTATGCCATGTTCCacatcgtcttcttcctggcCACTGCCTGGGTTGCTACCTTGTTGACCATGGACTGGGATGACAAGAAGCAGGGCGACTTTGCCACGGTTGGTCGTACGCTGTGGGCGAGCTGGGTCAAGATCGTGAGCTCGTGGGTCTGCTACGGCTTGTATACCTGGACCCTGGTTGCACCAATTGTGCTGCCAGACCGCTTCGATGGCTACTAA
- a CDS encoding MFS transporter: MTTTTRTMLDQQLKRARLVSSIAATVISLACGTNYVYSAWAPQFADKLHLTTTQSNLIGLAGNLGMYSMGVPVGMYVDRRGTRPPVILGALLLGLGYFPFKAAYESGTGSVPLLCIFSFLTGFGSCMAFAASVKTSALNWPHHRGTATAFPLAAFGLSAFFFSASGSVFFPGNTGAFLMFLSVGTFTLTFLGFFFLKVYPRSSYHPIHSGPGLSSSQQLRRTLSEESKPQTGRSFVDGEPGMSPTVYTTPSGTTAPALSGATDELVGPSSSRDVSPPRRSNDVEAASAGTAQEDIDETSSLVSRSSSLPGDVYVESSVDMDRSHRIDIRGWALLKSLEFWQLFCIMAILAGIGLMTINNIGHDVNALWKYYDKTVDDTFLVHRQQMHVSILSIGSFIGRLLSGVGSDFLVKVLKASRVWCLALGSVIFFIAQLCALNILNPHLLGFVSGLSGLGYGFLFGVFPSIVAESFGIHGLSQNWGFMTLSPVVSGNVFNLFYGKVFDKHSIVNDEGERTCPDGIDCYKDAYYMTLGACAIGLCVSLWTIRRQHHQRLKEAKRTAED; this comes from the exons ATGACAACTACAACTAGGACCATGCTCGACCAGCAGCTTAAGCGCGCCCGCCTGGTGTCGAGCATAGCAGCAACGGTCATATCACTAGCATGTGGAACAAAT TATGTCTACTCAGCATGGGCTCCTCAGTTTGCCGACAAGCTGCACCTCACGACGACGCAGAGCAACCTGATCGGACTGGCCGGGAATCTGGGCATGTATTCGATGGGCGTGCCAGTTGGAATGTATGTGGACCGCCGAGGAACCCGCCCACCAGTCATTCTCGGCGCCTTGTTGCTGGGCTTGGGATACTTCCCCTTCAAAGCCGCCTATGAAAGCGGCACTGGCTCCGTTCCCCTGCTTTGCATCTTCAGCTTCTTGACTGGATTTGGAAGCTGCATGGCCTTTGCTGCCTCAGTCAAAACGTCGGCGCTGAATTGGCCTCATCACCGCGGAACAGCCACAGCCTTTCCGCTGGCCGCCTTTGGTCTTAGTgcattcttcttctccgcctctGGGAGTGTCTTCTTCCCCGGCAACACTGGCGCCTTCCTCATGTTCCTTTCCGTTGGTACTTTCACCCTTACGTTCCTCGGGTTTTTCTTCCTCAAGGTTTACCCGCGTTCTTCGTATCACCCGATCCATTCCGGGCCAGGGCTCTCGAGCTCTCAACAATTGCGCCGGACACTATCTGAGGAGTCCAAGCCCCAGACTGGTCGCAGTTTCGTCGACGGAGAACCTGGTATGTCGCCCACTGTTTACACCACTCCCAGTGGCACTACAGCACCGGCCCTCAGCGGAGCCACAGACGAGCTCGTGGGGCCCTCATCTTCTCGAGACGTCAGCCCTCCTCGCCGATCCAATGACGTCGAAGCGGCCTCCGCGGGAACGGCACAGGAGGACATTGACGAGACATCGTCCCTTGTGTCCAGATCGTCCTCACTACCAGGTGATGTTTATGTTGAGAGCAGTGTTGATATGGATCGTTCGCACCGTATAGATATCCGTGGTTGGGCCTTGCTGAAGAGTCTCGAGTTTTGGCAACTATTTTGCATTATGGCCATCTTGGCTGGAATTGGTTTGATGACCATCAA CAACATTGGCCATGATGTCAACGCTCTATGGAAATACTATGACAAAACAGTTGATGACACATTCCTCGTTCATCGACAACAGATGCATGTTTCTATTCTGTCTATCGGTAGTTTTATTGGCCGGCTGCTCAGCG GTGTCGGATCAGATTTCCTCGTCAAGGTGTTGAAGGCCAGCCGTGTCTGGTGCCTTGCATTAGGAAGCGTGATTTTCTTCATCGCTCAGCTGTGCGCTCTCAACATCCTCAACCCACATCTGCTCGGTTTCGTCTCCGGTCTTTCTGGTCTTGGCTAcggcttcctcttcggcgTTTTTCCATCCATCGTGGCCGAATCGTTTGGTATCCATGGACTCAGTCAAAACTGGGGCTTCATGACTTTGAGCCCTGTCGTATCAGGCAACGTCTTTAACCTGTTTTACGGCAAAGTCTTTGACAAGCACAGCATTGTCAATGACGAGGGCGAGCGCACCTGTCCTGATGGTATCGATTGCTACAAAGACGCATATTACATGACGCTTGGTGCTTGCGCTATCGGGCTTTGCGTCTCATTGTGGACCATCAGGCGGCAACACCATCAGAGACTGAAAGAGGCAAAGAGGACAGCTGAGGACTAG
- a CDS encoding chromosome segregation protein, which produces MSRAQRGTRLLGLVESDSEDGLSGPASTRFGSSKAATKTKLTSTITKPKSILKQPSTTGVKTGSATKPTAASKAKQATAQTTTAALATRQKAASGAGASTMAPAKRKTASTPSVASKRTAAAAASANKVTKASAQKTKALTVRQKAALARAALAESSGNATATPSTVGRATRTSGRGKRAAATIIEEEEMESTEHTGTIAEEQGDEDTTMHDVTAPEEVEAPPKETTTRAARGRPRKTAAAAVTETPMSVTATAIRGGRGRKKKVEELVAVEEDETSQQEELTEVTHEETQIEEEESLPIPGAWHSGPPASTTRKSSSLGLGFKTHTAGARTDDPELRRKLGELTQKYEALELKYRDLREVAVKEAERNFDKLRKQSEERTAASDQLIAALKAELTSQKEAAREATRLHKQLEASESQLSTLDAKVAELTSSLTKSKTEINALNIKLTASRQAEAAAVAKIGQPQVPGSAMKNKQNGNRMLTMGNSEAIAQATQQHQLKEDLYSDLTGLIVRGVKRDQQTGEDVYDCIQTGKNGTLHFKLAHISANSPHVDADETTQYFDEDQFHYMPQLDASRDRALIDLLPDYLVEEITFPKQHAAKFYSRVNKALTETVPQAQ; this is translated from the exons ATGTCAAGGGCGCAACGCGGCACTCGTTTGCTGGGACTGGTGGAATCGGATTCGGAGGACGGACTTAGCGGGCCTGCATCTACTCGCTTCGGCAGCAGCAAAGCGGCAACGAAAACAAAATTGACATCGACAATAACAAAGCCAAAATCGATCCTCAAGCAGCCGAGCACGACAGGAGTCAAGACGGGGTCAGCAACTAAACCCACCGCTGCGTCAAAGGCGAAACAAGCGACAgcccaaacaacaacagcagccctAGCAACAAGACAAAAAGCCGCCTCGGGCGCAGGCGCAAGCACAATGGCTCCCGCCAAACGAAAGACCGCTTCCACTCCCTCCGTAGCGAGCAAGCGAACCGCTGCGGCGGCCGCTTCCGCAAACAAAGTCACCAAGGCGTCCGCGCAAAAGACCAAAGCCCTTACAGTCCGACAAAAAGCCGCCCTTGCTCGTGCCGCGCTGGCAGAGAGTTCCGGCAACGCTACCGCGACTCCCTCCACCGTCGGAAGAGCAACTCGCACCAGTGGAAGGGGGAagcgcgccgccgccactattatagaagaggaagagatggaATCTACCGAGCACACCGGGACGATTGCGGAGGAGCAAGGGGACGAGGATACGACCATGCATGATGTTACTGCTCCCGAGGAAGTGGAGGCGCCGCCGAAGGAAACAACGACAAGGGCGGCAAGGGGGAGGCCCAGGAAAACTGCTGCCGCGGCTGTGACGGAGACGCCGATGTCGGTGACGGCGACCGCGATAAGGGGcggaagggggaggaagaagaaggtggaggaaTTGGTGGCagtggaagaggatgagaCGTCACAGCAGGAAGAGTTAACGGAGGTGACACATGAGGAGACTCAaattgaggaggaagaatcgTTACCGATCCCGGGAGCGTGGCATAGCGGACCTCCAGCGAGCACAACCAGGAAGTCGTCTTCGTTGGGGCTGGGGTTTAAGACACATACGGCTGGGGCAAGGACTGACGACCCGGAGCTACGGCGCAAGTTGGGCGAGCTGACGCAGAAGTACGAGGCGTTGGAGCTGAAATACAGAGATCTGAGAGAGGTTGCGGTTAAGGAGGCAGAGAGGAACTTTGATAAATTGAGGAAGCAATCCGAGGAGAGGACGGCTG CCTCCGACCAGCTAATTGCTGCCCTCAAAGCCGAGCTCACCTCCCAAAAGGAAGCCGCCAGAGAGGCCACCCGGCTCCACAAGCAGCTCGAAGCATCCGAATCCCAACTGTCAACCCTTGACGCCAAAGTCGCCGAACTCACGAGCTCCCTCACAAAATCCAAGACAGAAATTAATGCCCTCAACATCAAGCTCACAGCCTCCCGTCAAGCCGAAGCCGCAGCAGTCGCCAAAATTGGCCAACCTCAAGTGCCTGGAAGCGCCATGAAGAACAAGCAGAACGGCAACCGCATGCTCACCATGGGCAACTCGGAAGCCATTGCCCAAGCGACTCAGCAGCACCAATTGAAAGAGGATCTCTACTCGGATCTGACCGGGTTAATCGTCAGAGGGGTCAAGAGGGACCAGCAGACGGGTGAGGATGTGTATGATTGTATACAGACGGGGAAGAATGGAA CACTCCATTTCAAACTTGCACACATCAGCGCCAACTCCCCCCACGTCGACGCGGATGAGACGACCCAGTACTTCGACGAAGACCAGTTCCACTACATGCCGCAGCTTGATGCGAGCAGGGACCGCGCGCTTATCGATCTGCTGCCAGATTATTTGGTTGAGGAGATCACTTTCCCCAAGCAGCATGCGGCAAAGTTTTATTCAAGAGTCAACAAGGCTTTGACGGAGACGGTACCACAGGCGCAGTAG